The Pseudomonas sp. KU26590 genomic sequence ACGACAGCTTGCCGTGAACGAAGGATTTCGCCCGCCGATACAGGGCCTGGGGTGCCGGTTTGTCCATCGTCTCTCTCCCTTTCAGAACAGGCGTGCGTTGACGGCCCTAAAAAAAGCGCATCACGGCTTGGCGTCCTGCCAGAACGCGTTGCGGTCCAGGTAGTTCTGCAAGAACTGCTGCAGCCGGGGTTGCTCGGCGTTGTGAAAGATCTGCCGGGGCGTACCGCGTGCGACGATTTCGCCCTGATCGAGAAAAATCACCGAATCGGCGACCTGGGCGGCAAAGCCCATCTCGTGGGTGACCACCACCATGGTCATGCCTTCCTTCGCCAGGGTCTTCATCACCTGCAGCACTTCGCCCACCAGTTCCGGGTCGAGGGCCGAGGTCGGCTCGTCGAACAGCATGATGTGCGGCTCCATCGCCAGCGCCCGGGCAATCGCCACCCGCTGCTGCTGGCCACCGGACAATTGCGCGGGATACGCCTCGGCCTTGTGCGCCAGACCGACCTTGTCGAGCATCGCCATACCGCGCTTCTTCGCTTCGTCGGCCGAGAGCTTGCGCACCCGCCGCAAGGCTTCGCAGACATTGCCGAGGG encodes the following:
- a CDS encoding amino acid ABC transporter ATP-binding protein is translated as MKTNGEQSSVLTLSQVGKSFGHLRVLKGIDVQVQRSEVVCLIGPSGSGKSTLLRSMAFLEEYDEGEIRIEGQLLGWQDTDKGRRRAPQSQINQVRRNVGMVFQQFNLWPHMTALGNVCEALRRVRKLSADEAKKRGMAMLDKVGLAHKAEAYPAQLSGGQQQRVAIARALAMEPHIMLFDEPTSALDPELVGEVLQVMKTLAKEGMTMVVVTHEMGFAAQVADSVIFLDQGEIVARGTPRQIFHNAEQPRLQQFLQNYLDRNAFWQDAKP